The DNA region agcaggGAGGAGCATTAATGTGGGATGACTGCATCAAGGTTTGTATTCCAGCCACGGACCATCAGTCACTTTCCAGActatcacaccttcaacacaaGCAGAGGAACTAGTCAATATCACCTGCTGTGACCTCCCTGCTCCAAAGCACTCATTGGTTAGCGTAACAATATTTCAGCGTTTAATAAGTCCCCTTCAGGTCAGGGATCTCGGCCTGCTGTAGGGGGATATGGGCAGTGAGATATAATACTGGACATTGAAAGATCACATTACAGAGTGGCTCACCTTCCTGTACATGTACCGGAGCATGAAATCAAGCAGGAAGCTCTTGCCCTTCCTGAAGGCTCCGGCCACTGACAGCACGACCACATGTTTGTCTCGGACCTCGGGAGCCAGTAGAACCTCAGCCAATGCCTCCGTGTCCAAAGCGAAGGAGTGATCCTCCTTACACACGGTGACGATCTGAACTGGTCCTGGTTCACTCCGCATCCTTCAGAGGTACTGGTCCctgtgagcagcacagacaaaaacatcagctTCAAATCAGTACTGGAACAATTTCAGGATGCCAACAAACAGCTTTCTTTATTATAGATTAATCTGTCTAACTTTGTGGTCTAGAACTTGTCACAACAACCGAAAAATGTCCAAGGTGACCATTAACCCTCTATGGCCTTGAGCAAATATTAATTTACTATGACATATAGCATTGAAAAGTAAAAATCTATCATGTTTTTCTTGATAAATCATTTTAACGATCAATCAATTCTAAAAAATAGTTTGTCATTagatttttgccttttttttgttttgtttttgaggcCACAAGCAATTTTAATACATTATTAGGGACCTTGTTACTTGTAATGACATTTCACAATAGTTATTAAGTAATGTACTACTGGAAAAATATTCTGAGCTGTCACAATGTCACAAAGATGTTTACTCAGTAAACAGCATTTCGTCTGTGCCCACAGAAACTAATCAGACATGCACTGGTCCATCCATCAGACACAATATTCAGCTCTGTGTGAAGCTGCCTGTGGGATGCTCTTATGGGTGTCATGCTGCTTTGCCTCCAGCTCGTGGATCCAGCGTGCTCTCCACTACACTGTTCAttttagctgcttcagtgctcttctttgttgttgctttgtggGGAGGATGAACTTTCCCATGATGAGTAAGACAGGCAAGTGCTTTCATAACAGCTTGTCTATGGTTGTGATACCCGAAGCTATCTCTCCCCTCTCACCTCCAAAGGTGtggcagtcagcagcagcatgcctGACATTTCTGGGCGGTGAATGTGCTGCACCGAGTTGATGCAACAAAACTGAGGCCAAACAGTATTTTGCAAACTGTCTGAGATTTATCATGAGCAAGTACCACATGAGATAAACTAAATTGCACTGCACAGTCTCTGTAATCAACATAGCTTGATGTCGTCAGCTGCCACTCAACTCTGCTGAGATGTTGGCTAACTTATGCTGGCAGGACTTGGAGCAGAAGAGCTAAGATAAGCAGAACTCTAATCTAGATGTATTCGAGACACTCAACAGCTAACTAAAGCCCTTAACTATCAACGGATTGCCGTACTCGTTCACGGCTGTAGCTAGCAGCCTGTATGTCTACATGTACTCAGATAAtaacagtgaaaacaagctAACGCGTATCTGTTGTTAGCTGTTACGGGAACCAGTGTTAAAAAACAGCATTGCAGCAATCTTTTCAGATACTTGCAGAGCCTGAATTAGCCTGCAAATAACGTATATTCTCGCTTAAGTTCCTGGTTCACAGTGTTATGTTACCTTCGATGTCTTCAAACGGCTTCAACACAATCTTACGAAGGTCGAGAAACGACTGAAACGTGACTTTTTTAGACTGGCATGAAAACAACTATGATAACTTTTTTCCACCACGAAACTCACTCGCTTCCGCCTTCAGCGTGCGAAACGtctcatgggaaatgtagttttgATGAGAATTCCCGCCTGTGCTTCAGTCTGTGTAGGGACAACGTTACCCAGTGTTCTAACAAAGCATCATAACTACGGGAAATGTAGTTTTAATGCAAAGTTACGAATACGGAAGCCACGTAAAACAGAAGTTAcgtgtttgcatgtttacaaATGACCTCTGAAAAACTTCCGCGGCTGTAAAAGACAGTGTAGCTTAGTAAGGTTTTTGTTTGAGGACATACCATGTAAGTTTATACCCGACTGTAGCTGGTTCAGCGGGCTGTGATTGTTACGCCCTCTAATGGTTTAATTCGTATAAACAGCCACAATCTTCCAGAGATGATAAAAGATCCAAACACACTCtacaaataacaaacaaatacaaacacctGGGCATAAAAACGGGTAATTTTAACTCACAAGAACGGCatgactgattttatttgttagATTACAAAATCTAAGGCTCTTGAAAATACATATAATTTACAAAGAGAATTTCAGTGTACCCTGAAATGTAAAGTGGTTTAAATGGCAGTGAGTTCATCTTACAGACAAGTCAATATCAAAACTATTCCTGATCGAAACATCTTTGCTTAGCTTACAAGATCATTTGTAGGTTTGCAAattcacagaaaacattaacatgacaacatgcacatgaaatCAGCTTCAGCAAACATGATCTGAGGAATGATGATGGGCAGAACGATATTAATTAGACATAAAATTGGAAGTACTTATATTATTGTAACTGAGTAGTGCTTTCCTACTTATTGAGTTCGATCTACCATCAGAACTACATTATAaattaaatatctttttttaatgaagtatGATACTCAAGTACTGTTAGAAAGACAGAATCTTCAGAAAAGAGACAGTAAGGGCAAGATAATCAGCTTAAGtttgttttaagtttgttttgaATGCTTTTTTCCGAATAACTGAACATCAATGAAAACAAGATGGTCACCACTTTGAAGACTTGGTCAAGAATATTATAAGACATCACACTGAAGAAGTAATAGTGTGGATGAGTCGGTGTATTCCTCAAAAGAGCTATTTTTGTACTCTTCTTGCAGGTTTCAATGCTCTATAAATCTCACTTTAGCTTGGAAACATCTTAATCAAGACACAGCACTTCTACTTGAGTTGGAAACTCACTCTGAGAATGAACTGAATGAGTTAAAAAATCACATTGTAAAACCTAAAAATGAATAGTTTTGAAGACTCTAGTAATACTTTAAAATCTCAGTGTGACTGGTCCACATCTTTCATCTTAATGCCACACTCTTTACCCAGGTTGTCATTGTATGGTGGTAGATTCAGCTTCTGCATTCAAAGTGCCTGAAAACATGTGAAGCAATGTGATTCATAGCCTTGTTAATCCAACAAAAAGTtgattatatatatttttacctAACTACAAAACAATACGCAAGCCATGGGGCAGTGTCAACATCATCACTCCATCCATTATCCTCTAAGACTTTAAAACATAAAGCCCCACTATGTTAGTCTGTTGGGGTATTTGCTTACAATGGATTGAAGCTTTCCATCACCTGTGATTGTTAAATGGAACAGAACACTAATATCCTCCTCCCGCCAGGTCCAGCAGTGACCCAGCAGCCTCCTGGGCCTCGGCATCGAGCTGAAGGATCTCCACAGTTTCCAGGTCCAACTCGGTGTCACCCGGCAGCACCAGGTACTGGTGGGAGTGGTAATAGTGTAACTCGATGTACCCGCTGTCTGACAGGGGGTCCTTCTCCATCCCCTCGCtgacctcctcctgctggtATTCAACTGACTCCATGGTGACAAGCTCCTCGTGATCTGGGGTCAAAGGGCACGGTGGGTTTTCGGAAAAAGTTGGGTTACCATTAGTCAAGGCTTGCGGTGAGGgtgcggagaggaggagggtgtgagAAAGCGGATCTGCgaagaaggaagaaggaaatgACGGATCATAGTGTCGAAGCAGAAAAAGACATTAATACTGATCATGTGTTTTCATACAGGTCAGCTGAACGACCGCTTGAGTCTTCAGCGAGCTTGTGGGCATATGTAGCGCATAGGCACGGAGACAAAACGAGGGGACATAAAggggacagagccaggctattGCTGGGTTGCCAAGGTAATAGAAGGTGGTTGCCGTGacaacagaacacaaacacaggaacgACGTTGCATGCTGAGAAAGCTGCAGAGCGAATGAAAGCTGCAGGTCATAAACGTGTCACAGAGAGCTGTTAGGCCACTGATACAATAATGTGGACTGAAAGACATTCATAAAGGGTCAAAAATCTAAGTTCTGGCACTAATGAAGTGACATAAGCCTGCTGTGagtctcatcttcatcactaaCCTGAGATCTGAAAAGCGTCACACACTGCAGGCACCCCAAATTCAGCTTCCTCCAACCTGCACACAACATGGCAAGACAGTTAGATGGCtagacaaatacaaaaatatataatGATCAATTAAACACATCTATGGAgttaaatattaattaaaaaaaagattaattgatgatgaatGCTTGTCTGTTGCACATCTGTGAACTGCGTGACGTTACTCACAGTGTAGGCTTCTTTATCAGATTGCTGTTGGTGCTGTGATAACTGTGGGTCTTCCTCAGCACCTCGAGGAGCGCCGGCCGAtactctggacacacacaccacagcgaTCCCTTCCCAACCGACTGAAACAAATATACAAAAGCACTTGAAACATTCAAACTGCAGTGGCCCATGCAAAGATGTTAGATGTTAGACTACCATTTTAAGGCAATGGGCAGTTTAAATGTTCACTTGACTGCAGAGCACATCTGGATTCAGTGTGTTACTCAAGGACATTTCAGAGGGATGCTTGAACCTCCGTCCTATACGTTAAGTGCTTTACTCCCTACATGACCTGGTTGGCAAACGCTGAGTCATGTGCCCACCTGGCTCTTGTCCCTCTGGATGCGGCGGAAGCTCTTGCTCAGGGACAGATTGTGTCTAACAGAGTTCCTCCAGCCCCCAGAGGCTGTCCTGTAGTAGGGGAAATTGTTCACAATCCACTCGTAGATGTCCTTCACCGGAAGCCTCTTGTCAGGGGAGTCTTCTATTGCCATGAAAATCAGACTACTGAATGAGTATGGTGGCTTGGACtgggcaggaggaagaggatgggtAGCTGTGGAGGGCTCTAAATGAGGCAGTAGTGCCATTTTGGGGAGGGGCTGCAGCGGGAGCAGGTTGCCCCTCTGATGCAGCCAGCTGAGGCATGTCAGGTCATCTTGGTCAGACATGTTTGCTGGGCTGAggcactgtgtgttttgtcctttGAGGCACTGAGATACTGTGCAGTGTgaaagaggggaggaagagtgGATAGACTCTGCTGTTGCTGGGGAAAGTGAGGTCGGGGACGGGGGGAATGAAATAGGTGAAAGTGGAAGTGAAATATGGCCATCTGAGCAGATCTgctgcagtgaggaggagagaggcaggatCCCTCCAAAAGTGGTAGGACATGGTGACGACGGTGGCAGTGTGTGAGAGCtattctccatctctctcccagGAGGAAACGTCCAGGATCATTCAGCTGTGCCACTGCTGGAAGATACGAGGGAAATCAACGTTATTGCTCTGAGGACTGACTCATGTCAATCAGGATTAAAACTTTGCACAAAGGACTTAAGTCAGTTTTATATAGCTGAAAATCACAATTGCCTTAAAGGACTTTACAATATGTACAACACCCCGAGGACAAACTTCCAAACACCCTCTTAAAGGACAGAAAGTATTTCTAttgattttgtctcttttttgaAGGGATagtaaatcaaaacaaaagcattcaAACATGGAGGTTAAGTTCTCCACCTTCATTtcaacgaaaaaaaaaaaaaaagactaaaagaaggaaaaagcaaggagaaagaaaaaacagcttgaattAGTTAAATGTTAGCTATCCGTTCCCACCTGAGCATCCACTAAACGTTCAAAGTTCACTGTGTTCACTCTTACAGGCACCAACCATGTCCCGTTTTCATGAACACAGCGTGGACAGTGGACAGGTGTAGGTCTTACAAAGTCATTGCCGCTCGTAGCTCCACATACTGAAGGTGCGCTGGCATCGATTAGCAGCTTTTAACCAACTAATAACAGACTTATTGCATGCAAAATCAAACTGATGAGGCTCTGAAAGTTTGCATGTGATGCCACATGGCTTTACAATGCACTCCAGGAGGCAAATGGCGGAACAATATAAAGTTTCATTTAGTCAGGAAAGCCGCCTTTTCCCCTCACAGGTAACCCACTCGGTGATGTTTGCGAGTTCTTCAAATGCATAACCTTCACAGGCTACTCACCGCATTACCAAACCGATAATTCTGGCAAAATTTAGAACTCCTTCTATGTCCAACACACGTCGTTCAAAAGTTAAAGGTGAAATTTTGCCGTTGAATCGGAGCCGGACGCCTCTCCCTCCGCGGTCTGTTGCTGTCCGGGGTTTCCCTGGAAACCACAAGGACGCTCTGCGGCGTGTGCGCGCCCAAGCGCGCTTCCGCACCCACTGCACAGTCCCACtaacaacaaacagcagtgagGAGACAGTCATTCAGagataaatacaataaaaataacagtACTGTAATGTGACGTACTAAGTAGCCAAGTAGTAACAGTAGTAAAATGGTGAGTGGTGTAAAATTACTAGTGATGAAAGAAGTATTAAAAGATGTGCATTTAAAATATACTTGAGACATTTGTAATGCATATCAGAAAAATTGTATATTATAGTATAGTACTGAATTATTATCACTGCATTAATGTCTTAACAGCAATTTAAGTGCATGTTGAGGTGGGTTAAATTCTAACCCTTCAATATACTTGTTGGCTGCTTTCATCAGTACAAACGTATATGACACAAGTTATTCcatttgtgtgtaaaatctgaATCAAATGTAGTGGATTAAAAGGTACGGACCAGACTAAATTAGTATTAGTTagtatgttcagaggaaaaatTAATCAgatacaacaaataaaaacaaatacattccACATCAAAATAGCCAGGAAAAAAAGCCTCAGAAACTTAAAATCGAATGCACAAAGCtcaatatatttatttgttttctctacaaaaaatccaaacattGTCATGCTTTGTCAAATGtagataaataaaatccagGACTTACAAGAGAAAGGGAGATAATGCAGCAACATTACCATATAAGAAACGTGGCACTCGAATCACTGGTGTACTGTGCATTTCTGCCTGTGTGGTGTGAATACTGGAAAACATCTCCAGAAACATCATATAAAAAGGAAATTTGAACTGAGTTATGATTTAACAAATTTCACAATGAAAGCCCTTCTTTTAAAAGTTAGGTGGCCCAAAAAAGCATTTGTCAATGTTACTGTACACTCAGGGAGGAAGACAACGGTCTCCCAGTGAGACATTTTCTGTATCACACTTTGTGGTTAAATCAGTGAGACCACTGCATTACGAACGTGTCCAAGTGACAAGCTCAACACACGCTGCCATTCAACACTGTCAACATATGTTCTGAGTTTACTGACAAAAGAGCATATAAATGCAAGTgtacaaacacagcaacaaccaCATTTTTTGGGTCCAATACACTTGGACTTCAGGTTATTAAACGCCTCACGGTCACCTGATCAAGTGGGAGGTTAACCAATATATAATGACTGGCTGAAAGACTGCAGCAGCCACGGTGATATAAAGGCGGAACTGAGGTTTGGCACTTGATCCAGTTCCCATGGAGTccgaggagagggagggaaggatcTTCATTTTCAGGGATCGAACCTGTGAAGAAAGCACCATTTTTAAACCTGGAATTCAGgctaaaactgaaaatatacaAGTTACAAAAATGGCTTGATTAAAGGAAAGTCCGAGATTTTGTAACAAAATCCATCTACCAGTATGTCTAAAGTTCTGTTATATAAATGTTATATCTTCTTTATATAATTTGCACAAAAACTGCATGATGTCATTTTGTAGGAGGTGTTGGATTAAAAATTGAAAAATCATGGATTAAATGCATTACTGATGCAATAAAAACAGGTTAAACAGTCACTCCTTTCTTAAGCCACTATGCTCTTTTATTCCTCTAAGttctttgtatgtttttttgGTAAAATATTGTCACATACATAAAGTAATTGGTAATTATTATGGTGTTT from Chaetodon trifascialis isolate fChaTrf1 chromosome 5, fChaTrf1.hap1, whole genome shotgun sequence includes:
- the LOC139331073 gene encoding forkhead box protein N2, with the translated sequence MENSSHTLPPSSPCPTTFGGILPLSSSLQQICSDGHISLPLSPISFPPSPTSLSPATAESIHSSSPLSHCTVSQCLKGQNTQCLSPANMSDQDDLTCLSWLHQRGNLLPLQPLPKMALLPHLEPSTATHPLPPAQSKPPYSFSSLIFMAIEDSPDKRLPVKDIYEWIVNNFPYYRTASGGWRNSVRHNLSLSKSFRRIQRDKSQSVGKGSLWCVCPEYRPALLEVLRKTHSYHSTNSNLIKKPTLLEEAEFGVPAVCDAFQISDPLSHTLLLSAPSPQALTNGNPTFSENPPCPLTPDHEELVTMESVEYQQEEVSEGMEKDPLSDSGYIELHYYHSHQYLVLPGDTELDLETVEILQLDAEAQEAAGSLLDLAGGGY